In Crassostrea angulata isolate pt1a10 chromosome 4, ASM2561291v2, whole genome shotgun sequence, one genomic interval encodes:
- the LOC128182137 gene encoding alkaline ceramidase 3-like has product MTGNYSNELGLFCRLIRKEYLGVFAPIFQLHAWWHILAGTGTYLSVLFSAHTRYLYLGMKPEIKFWMKVWPYLRLRKQKKE; this is encoded by the exons ATGACTGGTAATTATAGTAATGAACTCGGTCTGTTTTGCAGGTTAATCAGAAAAGAGTACCTAGGAGTATTCGCCCCTATTTTCCAGCTCCACGCCTGGTGGCACATCTTAGCAGGGACTGGGACATATCTCTCTGTCTTATTCAG TGCTCATACAAGATACCTATACCTTGGAATGAAACCAGAAATCAAG TTTTGGATGAAAGTCTGGCCATACCTGAGACTTCGCAAGCAAAAGAAAGAGTAG
- the LOC128180344 gene encoding uncharacterized protein LOC128180344, producing MEKVGFETRLRSLLMEFVSTTNTRTMTPLRKHILQLLMFLYGKENFREIGGVSYSKNKDVADQQKKYVLYGYLFMEALKKNTITETDLTTLQRMWGQHLLSLVNSDKVNIAEKYERILHNSSETVFNIKRFQRNLERMKKSEPKSEDRSKLKSHVTKIEFSPFCFRRPRFLERLTMSLKNTFGRGDPRDFLMLKFQDIQ from the exons ATGGAGAAAGTTGGATTCGAGACTCGATTGCGGTCACTCCTGATGGAATTCGTGTCCACCACAAACACACGGACAATGACTCCGTTG AGAAAACACATCCTGCAGCTATTGATGTTTCTGTACGGGAAAGAGAATTTCAGGGAAATTGGTGGAGTCTCTTACTCTAAGAACAAAGATGTTGCTg acCAACAGAAGAAGTACGTTCTGTATGGATATCTGTTCATGGAGGCGTTGAAGAAAAACACAATAACTGAGACCGACTTGACCACACTCCAGAGAATGTGGGGGCAGCACCTCCTGTCCCTGGTCAACAGCG ATAAGGTAAACATAGCTGAGAAATACGAAAGAATTCTTCATAACAGCAGTGAAACAGTTTTTAAC ATCAAACGATTTCAACGAAATTTAGAGAGAATGAAAAAAAGCGAACCAAAGTCAGAAGACAGATCAAAACTCAAAAGTCACGTGACAAAGATTGAATTTAGTCCGTTTTGCTTTCGAAGACCCAGATTTCTTGAGAGACTCACAATGTCACTGAAGAATACGTTTGGCCGAGGAGATCCGAGAGATTTCTTGATGCTGAAGTTCCAAGACATTCAGTAA